The following proteins are co-located in the Malus sylvestris chromosome 13, drMalSylv7.2, whole genome shotgun sequence genome:
- the LOC126596760 gene encoding uncharacterized protein LOC126596760 has product MSSWKLIEDVTLCECWVHTTHDPITGNEMDKREMWSKITKAFCDVHGENARTSQGLQGRWKKLNASFTCWKNAISHASGNLRSGTSLADQTLQAQAFYNSKNGNKSFNRLECWQIVKDCPKYKIVATGPEVVMHGMGLHSSPEPDMAEQEADTFQDTEGTAEQLENGNLGDSERTGILDSQQRKDQVEVAVENTPEKSLSVGLERILKKVVVHVDLIEEMAGRTQVM; this is encoded by the exons atgtcttcgtggaagcttattgaagatgttacgttgtgtgaatgttgggttcacactactcatgatccgattacgggtaatgagatggataagcgagagatgtggagtaaaattacgaaagcgttTTGTGATGTACATGGAGAAAACGccagaactagtcaaggtcttcaaggtcgttggaaaaaactcaacgcatcatttacttgttggaaaaacgccatctctcatgcttccggtaacctccgtagtgggacaagtttagcggatcag acactacaagctcaagcattctacaattcaaagaacgggaacaaatcattcaatagattggaatgttggcaaattgtcaaagattgccctaaatacaaaattgtggcaactggtccagaagttgtcatgcacggtATGGGTCTACATAGTTCTCCAGAACCAGACATGGCCGAACAAGAAGCCGACACATTTCAAGACACGGAAGGGACGGCTGAACAA CTTGAAAATGGGAATCTCGGGGACAGTGAAAGAACTGGCATACTTGATTCACAGCAAAGGAAAGATCAG GTTGAGGTTGCTGTGGAGAATACACCCGAGAAGAGCTTGAGCGTTGGCCTTGAGAGAATACTGAAGAAGGTTGTGGTGCATGTGGACTTGATTGAGGAAATGGCAGGGAGAACTCAGGTGATGTAG
- the LOC126594914 gene encoding S-adenosylmethionine decarboxylase proenzyme-like: MAMEGSAIGFEGYEKRLEIAFFEPSIFLDPEGRGLRSLSKAQIDEFLDQAECTIVSSLSNDDVDSYVLSESSLFIHPYKMIIKTCGTTKLLRVIPTVLQLAETISLAVRSVKYTRGSFIFPGAQTYPHRSFSEEVSVLDSYFGKLGSGSRAYVMGRSDGPQKWHVYSATAESASFVEPVYTLEMCMTGLDRGKASVFYKSESSSATTMTNESGIRKILPDSDICDFEFDPCGYSMNSIEGAAISTIHVTPEDGFSYASFETAGYDLKDVNLNQLVERVLVCFQPKEFSIAVHANVVSKSLQQHSLVDLKGYCREESSHEELGLGGAIVYQRFLKTERCGSPRSTLKGCWREEEEEEDY; encoded by the coding sequence ATGGCCATGGAGGGATCTGCTATTGGATTTGAAGGTTATGAAAAGAGGCTAGAAATAGCATTTTTCGAGCCGAGTATCTTTCTCGACCCTGAAGGAAGGGGTCTTCGGTCTCTGTCCAAAGCTCAGATAGATGAATTTCTTGACCAAGCTGAGTGCACCATCGTCTCGTCATTGTCGAATGACGATGTTGACTCATATGTTCTTTCTGAGTCAAGCCTCTTTATTCATCCATACAAGATGATCATCAAAACTTGTGGCACAACCAAGTTGCTCCGTGTGATCCCGACTGTCCTGCAGTTGGCTGAAACCATTTCCCTTGCTGTGAGATCTGTGAAGTACACTCGTGGGAGTTTCATTTTTCCGGGAGCACAGACGTACCCTCATCGTAGCTTCTCAGAAGAAGTTTCGGTCCTCGACAGCTACTTCGGGAAGCTTGGGTCAGGAAGCAGGGCGTATGTGATGGGCAGGTCAGACGGACCTCAGAAGTGGCATGTGTATTCTGCGACTGCCGAATCAGCAAGCTTCGTTGAACCTGTGTACACTCTTGAAATGTGCATGACTGGTTTGGACAGGGGAAAGGCTTCTGTATTCTACAAATCTGAATCGAGCTCAGCCACAACAATGACAAACGAATCTGGTATCCGAAAAATCCTTCCAGATTCCGATATTTGTGATTTCGAGTTTGACCCCTGTGGTTATTCCATGAATTCCATCGAAGGAGCTGCAATTTCGACCATTCACGTCACACCAGAAGATGGCTTCAGTTATGCAAGTTTTGAAACCGCTGGATATGATCTGAAAGATGTAAACTTGAACCAGTTGGTTGAGAGGGTATTGGTTTGTTTCCAACCAAAAGAATTCTCCATAGCTGTGCATGCCAATGTTGTTAGCAAGTCACTCCAGCAACATTCTCTCGTCGATCTGAAGGGATACTGTCGCGAAGAGAGCAGCCACGAAGAGCTTGGACTGGGTGGAGCCATTGTCTACCAGAGGTTCCTgaagactgagcggtgcggttCTCCTCGATCAACTCTCAAGGGCTGctggagagaggaagaagaggaagaagattaTTAA
- the LOC126594915 gene encoding protein NSP-INTERACTING KINASE 2-like, which yields MFDSQEAAMEAQNIISLSLSLSLSLSKLTMGGKALCFVAFFCLWSCATGLLSPKGVNYEVQALVAIKGALEDPRGVLRNWDETSVDPCIWNMVTCSLDGLVIGLGTPSQNLSGTLSPSIGNLTNLQLVTFQDNHITGTIPAELGRLQKLQTLDLSSNLLNGEIPSTLSHLKSLQYMRLNNNTLSGAIPSSFANMTQLAFLDMSYNNLSGPVPRFPARTFNVVGNPLICATGKEQDCFGTTRTPQSLALNNSTNSQPAGRPRSHKIALAFASSLGCICLLILGFGFLLWWRQKHNKQIFLDVTEQHHEEVCLGNLRSFHFRELQSATHNFSSKNLVGKGGFGNVYKGCLRDGTVIAVKRLKDANAIGGEIQFQTELEMISLAVHRNLLRLYGFCMTAKERLLVYPYMSNGSVASRLKAKPALDWNTRKRIALGAGRGLLYLHEQCDPKIIHRDVKAANILLDDYYEAVVGDFGLAKLLDHHDSHITTAVRGTVGHIAPEYLSTGQSSEKTDVFGFGILILELISGQRALEFGKAANQKGAILDWVKKIQQEKKFDVLVDKELKNDYDAIELEEMIQVALLCTQNLPNQRPKMSEVVRMLEGDGLAEKWEASQRAESNRCRANEFSSSERYSDLTDDSSLLAQAMELSGPR from the exons ATGTTTGATTCCCAGGAAGCCGCTATGGAAGCTCAGAATAtcatctctctctcgctctctctctctctctctctctcaaagctGACCATG GGAGGTAAAGCTTTGTGTTTTGTGGCCTTTTTCTGCTTGTGGAGTTGTGCGACTGGTTTGCTTTCTCCAAAGGGTGTTAACTATGAAG TGCAAGCATTAGTGGCCATTAAGGGAGCTCTCGAGGACCCTCGTGGCGTTCTTCGAAATTGGGACGAGACTTCTGTTGATCCCTGCATCTGGAATATGGTTACTTGTTCTCTTGATGGTTTAGTCATTGGACT GGGAACTCCAAGCCAGAATTTATCAGGCACTTTGTCCCCGAGCATTGGAAACTTGACAAATCTCCAGCTTGT TACATTTCAAGATAATCATATAACAGGAACAATCCCGGCCGAGCTCGGGAGGCTGCAAAAGCTTCAAACACTTGATCTCTCCAGCAACTTGTTGAATGGAGAAATTCCCAGCACTCTATCACACCTGAAAAGCCTACAATACAT GCGGCTAAACAATAACACTCTCTCTGGGGCAATTCCTTCCTCATTTGCTAACATGACTCAGCTGGCGTTTCT GGACATGTCGTATAATAATTTGAGTGGTCCGGTCCCAAGGTTTCCTGCTAGAACATTCAA TGTTGTGGGAAACCCTTTGATATGTGCCACTGGAAAGGAGCAAGACTGCTTCGGAACAACACGAACGCCGCAATCTTTGGCCTTGAATAATTCAACAA ATTCTCAGCCCGCCGGGAGACCTAGGAGTCACAAAATCGCCTTAGCGTTTGCCTCGAGCCTAGGCTGTATCTGCCTTCTAATTCtcggttttggtttccttcttTGGTGGAGGCAGAAGCACAACAAGCAAATATTCTTAGATGTTACCG AACAACATCACGAAGAAGTATGCCTTGGAAACCTGAGATCGTTTCACTTCAGAGAACTCCAATCAGCAACACACAACTTCAGCAGCAAAAACTTGGTTGGCAAGGGAGGTTTTGGAAATGTCTACAAAGGATGTCTCCGAGATGGTACTGTGATAGCGGTCAAAAGGCTCAAAGATGCGAATGCCATAGGTGGCGAAATCCAATTTCAGACCGAACTTGAGATGATCAGCCTAGCCGTGCACAGGAACCTCCTCCGACTTTATGGTTTTTGCATGACTGCCAAAGAAAGGCTTTTGGTTTATCCTTACATGTCTAACGGAAGTGTTGCTTCGCGTCTCAAAG CCAAGCCGGCCCTGGATTGGAATACAAGGAAAAGGATTGCATTGGGAGCTGGAAGGGGTCTATTGTACTTGCATGAGCAGTGTGACCCCAAGATCATTCACCGCGATGTGAAGGCTGCGAATATTCTGCTAGATGATTACTATGAGGCTGTTGTGGGTGATTTTGGGTTGGCAAAGCTGTTGGATCACCATGATTCACACATTACAACAGCTGTGAGGGGCACTGTAGGGCACATAGCCCCGGAGTACCTCTCAACAGGCCAGTCCTCTGAGAAGACTGATGTGTTCGGGTTTGGTATCCTTATACTTGAACTAATATCTGGCCAAAGAGCTCTTGAGTTTGGGAAAGCAGCAAACCAGAAAGGAGCCATACTTGATTGG GTGAAGAAAATCCAGCAGGAAAAGAAGTTTGATGTGCTAGTTGACAAGGAACTGAAAAATGACTATGATGCAATTGAGCTCGAGGAAATGATTCAAGTAGCTCTCTTGTGCACTCAAAATCTTCCAAACCAGAGACCGAAGATGTCTGAGGTGGTTCGAATGCTCGAAGGAGATGGGCTCGCGGAGAAATGGGAGGCTTCTCAGAGAGCTGAATCGAATAGGTGCAGAGCCAATGAGTTTTCCTCCTCCGAACGGTACTCTGATCTTACCGATGACTCTTCATTGCTTGCACAAGCAATGGAGCTGTCTGGACCAAGATAA
- the LOC126594916 gene encoding F-box/FBD/LRR-repeat protein At1g13570-like codes for MGDFSGCDLISNLPQAIIESILTRLPIRDAVRTSCLSTKWRYKWTTITHLSFDEKCVTLSNDRALVEKSLIRFITQALFLHQGPIHKFQLRTSYLQSCPDIDQWILFLSRNDVKELVLELGEGEWFRVPSCLFYCKKLTRLELFRCELDPPPAFKGFLCLKGLNLHQVLVTPDAIESLISSCPLLESLALSYSDSLALNICAPNLRYLCLEGEFKDICLENTPLLVAISVAMYMTDDIAEHFEQSSNCNFVKFLGGIPLLERLVGHIYFTKYLSIGNDLGILPITYNRLKIIELYQVSFEDMKEILVVLCLITSAPNLKELQISGSSNTLAAIEASDLDFWEKQCPSDCTFRRLTVVKMTDMSGLPHEMEFMKFLLKKSPVLEMMSVTPCAYVLEGQLNMLIELARFKRASPEAEVIFIQD; via the exons ATGGGCGATTTTTCGGGTTGTGATTTGATAAGCAATTTGCCTCAGGCCATTATAGAGAGCATTCTCACGCGTCTGCCAATAAGAGATGCTGTAAGAACTAGCTGTTTATCAACGAAATGGAGATACAAATGGACTACCATCACTCATCTTTCATTCGACGAAAAATGTGTCACTCTATCAAATGACCGAGCTCTTGTTGAAAAAAGCCTCATACGTTTCATTACTCAGGCACTCTTTCTTCACCAAGGACCCATTCACAAGTTCCAGCTTAGGACTTCATACTTGCAGAGCTGCCCGGATATAGATCAATGGATACTTTTCCTTTCGAGGAATGATGTCAAAGAACTGGTTCTTGAGTTGGGGGAAGGTGAGTGGTTTAGGGTGCCTTCGTGCcttttttattgtaaaaaatTGACCCGTTTGGAGCTATTTCGCTGCGAGTTGGATCCGCCTCCTGCTTTTAAAGGATTTTTGTGTTTGAAGGGCCTCAATCTTCATCAGGTTTTGGTTACTCCTGATGCAATTGAAAGTCTTATTTCCAGTTGCCCGCTACTTGAGAGTCTGGCTTTGTCATACTCTGATAGCTTAGCTCTAAACATCTGCGCTCCAAATCTCAGGTACTTGTGTCTTGAAGGCGAATTTAAGGATATCTGTCTTGAAAATACGCCGCTTTTGGTTGCCATATCTGTTGCCATGTATATGACTGACGACATTGCTGAGCACTTTGAACAAAGTTCAAATTGCAACTTTGTCAAGTTTCTTGGTGGCATTCCACTTCTTGAGAGGCTTGTTGGGCATATCTACTTTACAAAG TATTTGAGTATAGGTAATGACCTAGGAATTCTTCCGATTACTTACAACCGTTTAAAGATTATCGAATTATATCAAGTAAGTTTCGAAGATATGAAAGAGATACTAGTTGTTCTTTGCTTGATTACGAGCGCTCCCAACTTAAAGGAACTTCAAATCTCG GGATCTTCAAATACTTTAGCAGCAATAGAAGCGTCCGACTTGGATTTCTGGGAGAAACAATGCCCTTCCGACTGCACATTCCGAAGGCTCACAGTTGTGAAGATGACAGATATGTCCGGATTGCCACACGAGATGGAATTCATGAAATTTCTGTTGAAGAAATCACCCGTGCTTGAGATGATGAGCGTTACGCCTTGCGCGTATGTTTTGGAAGGACAGTTGAATATGTTGATTGAGTTGGCGAGGTTTAAACGGGCATCTCCGGAAGCAGAAGTTATCTTCATCCAAGATTAG
- the LOC126594917 gene encoding inorganic pyrophosphatase TTM2-like has product MTQDMSGSDSHQRRQGLLKDQVRLVKRRDSSSYEIAPIQSSLSFEKGFFIVIRACQLLAQKNDGIILVGVAGPSGAGKTIFTEKILNFMPSVAVISMDNYNDASRIVDGNFDDPRLTDYDTLLQNVNDLKAGKQVEVPVYDFKSSSRTGYRTVDVPSSRIVIIEGIYALSEKLRPFLDLRVSVTGGVHFDLVKRVLRDIQRAGQEPEEIIHQISETVYPMYKAFIEPDLQTAHIKIINKFNPFTGFQSPTYILKSAKNLSADQIKAVFSEDHTEAKEETYDIYLLPPGEDPESCQSYLRMRDKDGKYSLMFEEWVTDNPFVISPRITFEVSVRLLGGLMALGYTIATILKRSSHVFSNDGVCVKIDWLEQLNRRYIQVQGKDRVVVRCVAEQLGLEGSYIPRTYIEQIQLEKLVNEVMALPDDLKTRLSLDEDLVSSPKEALSRATADRVAMRNKNLKSGMSQSYTTQRDKSTSKLTGYSSSSQRFDERNTESSTTLASQGVVTQLSEQMSLLNDRMDEFTNRIEELNSKLTVKNSPSQKNMALQAENCNGSAPTSYFISGLGNGSLTGAIMPNSSSSSQLTKESSVMEEMSSIARGQRQIMHQLDNLSNLLRDSNGERPRPVKTNSRKNIVAQPEPLTVPLAITLAVGVVGVIIYKGILTRN; this is encoded by the exons ATGACTCAAGATATGTCTGGTTCTGATTCACACCAAAGACGGCAAGGCCTTTTAAAAGATCAAGTTCGATTGGTTAAGCGAAGGGATTCTTCTTCTTACGAGATTGCGCCGATTCAAAGTTCTTTGTCATTTGAGAAGGGTTTCTTTATAGTAATCCGTGCGTGCCAGTTGTTGGCCCAAAAGAATGACGGAATAATATTAGTAGGAGTTGCGGGTCCTTCTGGGGCTGGAAAGACTATATTTACAGAAAAGATACTCAACTTTATGCCCAGCGTTGCTGTCATATCAATGGACAACTACAATGATGCCAGTCGAATTGTCGATGGAAACTTTGATG aTCCACGCTTGACAGACTACGACACATTGCTCCAGAATGTCAATGATTTAAAAGCAGGGAAGCAGGTTGAGGTTCCAGTTTATGACTTCAAGTCTAGTTCCCGGACAGGATACAG GACAGTTGACGTCCCAAGTTCCCGTATTGTGATCATTGAGGGCATCTATGCTTTGAGTGAAAAGTTGCGACCCTTTCTGGATTTACGAGTATCAGTCACAGGTGGTGTTCACTTTGACCTTGTCAAAAGGGTTTTACGGGATATACAGAGAGCAGGCCAAGAACCAGAAGAAATAATCCATCAAATATCTGAAACT GTATATCCAATGTACAAGGCGTTTATTGAGCCAGACCTTCAAACAGCACATATAAAAATTATCAACAAATTTAACCCATTTACTGGATTTCAGAGCCCCACTTACATTTTGAAG TCAGCAAAGAACTTGTCTGCGGATCAAATTAAGGCTGTTTTTTCTGAAGATCACACAGAAGCCAAGGAGGAGACCTATGATATATACCTTCTACCACCTGGTGAAGATCCCGAATCTTGCCAATCATATCTGAGGATGCGGGATAAAGATGGGAAATATAGTCTAATGTTTGAG GAATGGGTGACAGATAACCCATTTGTTATATCACCGAGAATAACTTTTGAGGTCAGTGTGCGTCTTCTTGGTGGACTAATGGCCTTGGGCTACACCATTGCAACTATCCTTAAAAGAAGCAGCCATGTATTCTCCAATGATGGAGTATGTGTAAAAATTGATTGGCTAGAGCAACTAAATCGTCGATATATTCAG GTGCAAGGAAAAGATCGGGTAGTTGTAAGATGTGTTGCTGAGCAGCTTGGCTTGGAAGGTTCATACATTCCTCGTACGTACATTGAACAGATTCAACTGGAAAAGCTTGTAAATGAGGTCATG GCTTTGCCAGATGATTTGAAGACGAGGCTTAGCCTCGATGAGGATCTTGTTTCAAGCCCCAAAGAAGCACTTTCCAGAGCCACTGCAGATAGAGTTGCCATGAGAAATAAGAATCTCAAGAG TGGTATGTCACAATCCTATACAACCCAACGGGACAAAAGCACATCTAAGCTTACCGGATATTCTTCCAGCAGTCAAAGGTTTGATGAGAGAAACACAGAGTCATCAACAACGCTAGCAAGCCAG GGGGTAGTGACTCAGCTATCAGAGCAAATGTCTTTGCTGAATGATAGAATGGATGAGTTTACAAATCGAATCGAAGAGCTGAATTCCAAGCTGACCGTGAAGAACTCTCCTAGCCAAAAAAACATGGCTCTTCAAGCTGAAAACTGCAATGGCTCTGCTCCCACGTCTTACTTCATTTCTGGCCTAGGCAACGGTTCGTTAACTGGGGCGATAATGCCtaattcctcctcttcctcacAGCTGACTAAGGAGTCTTCAGTAATGGAAGAG ATGTCAAGCATTGCGAGGGGACAGCGTCAAATCATGCATCAGTTGGACAATCTCAGCAATCTTCTCCGGGACAGCAATGGGGAAAGACCTCGCCCGGTAAAAACTAACAGCAGGAAGAACATCGTAGCTCAACCCGAACCCTTGACGGTTCCTCTTGCAATAACGCTGGCAGTTGGAGTTGTAGGAGTGATCATATACAAGGGTATCCTAACTAGAAACTGA